In Musa acuminata AAA Group cultivar baxijiao chromosome BXJ2-8, Cavendish_Baxijiao_AAA, whole genome shotgun sequence, one genomic interval encodes:
- the LOC103996508 gene encoding xyloglucan O-acetyltransferase 4, which produces MALTSTRQLLLLLVALAFAFFFLSLMCYPRPFMAISRGDHLADCDLADGEWVRDFDGSGYTNGSCPLMLEHNCGKYGKDQDYVNWRWKPKQCQLPRFQGKVFLEMMRGKTMAFVGDSVSRNQMSSLICFLSQVEIPLGAKNEDEDTVKTWYFQSYDFTLMQLWTKFLVEAAEQVINGTGTGFYDLHLDRIDMSWSGKLPLLDYLIISDGHWFFRKLYLHEYDKLVGCVYCSEGNLTDFGINFAIRKAFRTAFQFINKCEECEGLVTVVRTFAPAHFENGTWNDGGDCSRTRPFEEGAISLTATEYDMRSAQVEELESMRSAKGGKGFGLLDVTKAMMMRPDGHPSSHRDFMGMEGFNDCVHWCLPGPVDMWNEMLLAVLKKGLIAT; this is translated from the exons ATGGCCTTAACGAGTACTCGGCAGTTGCTGCTGTTGCTTGTCGCGCTTGCGTTTgccttcttctttctctccttgATGTGTTATCCCAGACCCTTCATGGCCATCTCCCGAGGAGACCACCTTG CGGACTGCGATTTGGCCGATGGCGAATGGGTGCGGGACTTCGATGGATCGGGTTACACCAATGGGTCGTGCCCGTTGATGCTGGAGCACAACTGTGGGAAGTACGGGAAGGATCAAGATTACGTGAACTGGAGGTGGAAGCCGAAGCAGTGCCAACTGCCGAGGTTTCAGGGGAAGGTGTTCTTGGAGATGATGAGGGGGAAGACGATGGCGTTCGTGGGGGACTCGGTCAGCCGGAACCAGATGAGTTCGCTCATCTGCTTCTTGTCTCAG GTTGAGATTCCACTCGGTGCAAAAAATGAGGATGAAGACACAGTCAAAACTTGGTATTTCCAGTCCTACGACTTCACCCTCATGCAGTTGTGGACCAAATTTTTAGTAGAAGCAGCAGAACAAGTGATCAATGGAACAGGCACTGGATTTTATGATCTGCACTTGGATAGGATTGATATGAGCTGGTCCGGAAAGCTTCCACTGCTTGACTATCttatcatctccgatggccactgGTTCTTCCGAAAACTTTACCTCCATGAGTATGACAAACTGGTAGGCTGTGTGTACTGTTCGGAGGGCAATCTGACAGACTTTGGCATCAACTTTGCCATCCGAAAGGCCTTCAGAACAGCTTTCCAGTTCATTAACAAGTGTGAGGAGTGCGAAGGGTTGGTGACTGTGGTAAGGACATTCGCACCGGCACATTTTGAGAATGGTACTTGGAATGATGGAGGGGATTGCAGCCGGACGAGGCCATTTGAGGAAGGTGCTATAAGCCTCACTGCCACGGAGTATGATATGAGAAGTGCTCAGGTGGAGGAGCTTGAGAGCATGAGGAGTGCAAAGGGTGGGAAAGGGTTCGGTCTTCTGGATGTGACCAAGGCTATGATGATGAGACCCGATGGTCACCCTAGTTCACACAGGGACTTCATGGGGATGGAGGGCTTCAATGACTGCGTGCATTGGTGCTTACCAGGCCCTGTTGATATGTGGAATGAAATGTTGTTGGCTGTGTTGAAGAAGGGATTGATTGCTACATAA